A window of Apium graveolens cultivar Ventura chromosome 8, ASM990537v1, whole genome shotgun sequence contains these coding sequences:
- the LOC141676689 gene encoding uncharacterized protein LOC141676689, whose protein sequence is MKLLTNMASSSSSFSSSSFPDIWTWIQDLPPIMKWTSNSMSIPIYSSSSFRPSLKLSISKKLQSSSHIILSLFADYNISISLWTSKPIRINPKTTTLLDYEDNVSKIFLTLIDVILQYCPNKNISLFKLPKLSSITNFKEMFNFSFLTLSFLICIYEAPSDLRSECLHKLKDQYACEREVSKFLMRILGSNIEEQWMRAVNLAITNWIVEVKATKNALKTPSPLFSYGNSTFGMWKVQLYCPLIAMDLEKSSNPSPEEKLVFSMNYHQVEGVIQLNHRVIIRESWIEVIAKVDNIRCDIVKLVNDTLMKERGAGKAEKHFPSRISLQLTPIQQMNVLSISVSKSSENPVRDISSEKSIEGSLNPPNTLGLSISAGETVTVSLKPWKFEQSVYGNSGNLNWYLHDSVNGREVFSSKPSMFSLINPRAWFKNRYKNVYRPFTRQGGIIFAEDEYGENVVWKVDKSARGKVMEWEIRGWIWLTYWPNKHRTFYTETRRLEFREIVNLTLA, encoded by the exons ATGAAGCTTCTTACAAAcatggcttcttcttcttcttccttttcttcttcttcGTTTCCAGACATATGGACATGGATTCAGGACCTTCCACCAATAATGAAATGGACATCGAACTCCATGTCCATACCAATTTATTCTTCATCTTCGTTTCGGCCTTCTCTCAAACTCTCTATATCGAAAAAACTTCAATCTTCATCACATATAATTCTTTCTCTCTTTGCGGATTACAATATCTCAATCTCTCTTTGGACCTCGAAACCAATAAGAATCAACCCGAAAACCACAACATTATTAGACTACGAAGATAATGTCTCGAAAATTTTCTTAACTTTGATTGATGTTATCCTTCAGTACTGTCCAAACAAGAACATCTCTTTGTTCAAGCTTCCTAAACTAAGTTCCATCACTAACTTCAAAGAAATGTTTAACTTCTCATTTCTTACTCTTTCATTCCTTATTTGCATATACGAAGCTCCTTCGGATCTTCGGTCAGAATGCCTACACAAGCTTAAAGATCAGTATGCTTGTGAGCGAGAGGTCTCAAAGTTTCTCATGAGAATATTAGGATCAAATATAGAAGAGCAATGGATGAGAGCAGTAAATCTTGCAATTACTAACTGGATTGTGGAGGTTAAGGCGACGAAAAACGCCCTCAAAACGCCTTCTCCTTTGTTTTCTTATGGAAATTCGACGTTTGGGATGTGGAAAGTGCAGCTGTATTGTCCCTTGATAGCCATGGATTTGGAGAAATCTAGCAATCCATCACCTGAAGAGAAGCTGGTCTTTTCTATgaattatcatcaagttgagggaGTGATTCAGCTCAATCATAGAGTGATTATTCGAGAAAGTTGGATCGAGGTGATAGCCAAGGTTGATAACATAAG GTGTGATATTGTCAAACTTGTAAACGACACTCTAATGAAGGAAAGAGGAGCTGGAAAAGCCGAGAAACATTTCCCTTCTCGAATCTCCCTACAATTAACTCCAATTCAGCAAATGAATGTCTTGAGCATATCTGTCAGCAAATCATCCGAAAATCCTGTAAGAGACATAAGCTCAGAAAAAAGCATCGAAGGCTCATTAAATCCACCAAACACTTTGGGGCTAAGCATATCCGCTGGAGAAACCGTGACAGTGAGCCTCAAGCCCTGGAAATTTGAGCAGTCAGTGTACGGAAACAGTGGAAACTTGAACTGGTACCTTCATGACAGTGTAAACGGAAGAGAGGTTTTCTCGTCAAAACCATCCATGTTTTCTTTGATTAATCCTCGGGCTTGGTTCAAGAATCGATACAAGAACGTGTACCGGCCTTTTACGAGACAAGGAGGGATCATATTTGCAGAAGATGAGTATGGAGAAAATGTGGTGTGGAAGGTGGATAAAAGTGCTAGAGGTAAGGTGATGGAATGGGAAATAAGAGGATGGATTTGGTTAACTTATTGGCCTAATAAGCATAGAACATTTTATACTGAGACTAGGAGGCTGGAGTTCAGAGAAATTGTAAATCTTACTCTGGCTTAA
- the LOC141678109 gene encoding LOW QUALITY PROTEIN: uncharacterized protein LOC141678109 (The sequence of the model RefSeq protein was modified relative to this genomic sequence to represent the inferred CDS: inserted 2 bases in 1 codon) — MESAAVLRTFQCTASKPAWSTSNRCPIQSMTVGRSFISSPSKREMRVIACIKTSDSAIIAKSDDSSSQGSVEKSPLRGATFPGGFEALVKEVCDETQIAELKLKIGDFEMHLKRNIEAPVAVAPPVAPAPVPTAPKAESTPXAPSPPKTPGKTNPFTNIPVEKSRKLAALEASGASGYVLVASPTVGSFRKGRTLKGKKQPPSCKEGDLIKEGQVIGFLDQFGTELPVKSDVAGEVLKLLFDDGEAVGYGDPLIAVLPSFHGIR, encoded by the exons ATGGAGTCTGCTGCTGTTCTTCGTACATTTCAAT GCACTGCTTCAAAACCGGCATGGTCTACCTCGAATAGATGTCCCATCCAATCCATGACTGTTGGTCGAAGTTTTATTTCATCTCCTTCAAAGAGAGAAATGAGAGTAATAGCATGTATTAAGACATCCGACTCTGCAATCATTGCAAAATCTGATG ATAGCAGCTCCCAAGGATCAGTGGAAAAGAGTCCATTGCGTGGTGCAACATTTCCAGGTGGATTTGAG GCGCTAGTAAAGGAAGTTTGTGATGAGACGCAGATTGCTGAGCTGAAACTAAAG ATCGGAGACTTTGAAATGCATCTCAAAAGGAACATTGAAGCCCCTGTTGCTGTTGCTCCTCCTGTAGCACCGGCACCTGTTCCTACAGCTCCAAAGGCTGAATCAACACC AGCACCTTCTCCACCGAAAACACCAGGGAAGACCAATCCCTTTACAAATATTCCTGTAGAGAAGTCCAGGAAATTAGCTGCACTGGAAGCTTCTGGGGCTAGTGGATATGTTCTAGTTGCTTCTCCTACA GTTGGATCATTCCGAAAAGGCAGAACACTGAAAGGAAAGAAACAGCCTCCAAGTTGTAAAGAA GGAGATTTAATCAAAGAAGGCCAAGTAATCGGCTTTCTAGATCAGTTCGGCACTGAACTCCCTGTTAAG TCGGATGTTGCTGGGGAAGTCCTGAAACttctttttgatgatggtg AAGCTGTTGGTTATGGAGATCCCCTCATTGCTGTCTTACCATCATTTCATGGTATCAGGTAA